The genomic window GCCGTCTGGACGAGGATGGGCCAGAAGGCACCGTAGACAATCAGGACCACTTTCATCTCCATCGTTGCGCCGAAGAGCAAAAGGATGACCGGGATCACGGAGACTGAGGGGATGGTGCTGAGGAAATCGATGAGAAGCCTGGTGGACCGGTAGAGGAAACCAATCCTGCCCAGAAGCATTCCGAGCGGGATCCCTGCTGCAGCGGCGATCAGGACTCCGATCACCCAGCTCATCATGGTGTCGCCGAGCGCCTGCCAGAATCCGGGGTCACCGAGCAGCGTTACCAGGGCCTGGACGGTGCTTGTCATGCTGGGGAAGACCGATGAGGGCAGAAGCCCGGTCTGGCTGCCGAATTCCCATGCGGCCAACGCTACGGCGATTGTGAGGGCGCCGGAGCCTTTTCTGCCGTAGCGGATCAGTTGGCGGGCCATGGTCAGGCCTTGGGAACAACGAGTGTGTCGACGTCGATCTTGCCCTTCACGAAGCCGTACTTCGTGATGAGTTCGGACCAGATCCGGGCGCGGTCGGCGGTGAAGTCGGAATTGAACTCCGGAAGCTGCATGACTGCTGCCAGGTCCTTGGGCGTTCCGCTGAAGGACGGGAGGAGAGCCCTGACGGCGTCCGGGTTTTTGGCGGCGTAAGCGGTTGCCTCGTCGACTGCGGCCTTGAAGTTCTCCACGGTGGTGCGGTTGCCGCCGAGGAATTGTTCGGTGGTTGCCAGGACGAATTGCAGGGCGTGGGGCACGGCAACCGCGCCGGGGGAGAGGATGTAGCGTGCCCCGGCTGCTTCGGCGGCATTGGTGAAGGGGGAAATGGTATTGATGGCGTCAACCTGGCCTCTTTCCAGCGAGTTGAGCATGCTGTCCAGTGGCACTTCCAGGAACTTGATGCGGCTGCTGTCCAGGCCTGACTTATCGAGTGCGACACGCAGCGAAAGCTCGCCGGCGCCTCCGAGGCCGCTCACTCCGATGGTCTTGCCATTCAGATCCGAAAGTTCCCGGATGGGGCTGTTCTTGGCCACGTAGACCTTACCCGGATCCTGGGCCGGCTTGTCAGTGGTGACAGTGGTGGTCCCAAAGAGCCGCAGCGGGATTCCGGCCGCGGACGCCTGCATAGCATCAACGTTGGCGAGCACGCCGATTTGGGCGGCTCCTGAAACCAGCGCCGGGATGCTCGCCCCCATGGTAGGGGCCGGGGTGATCTTGACGTTAAGTCCATGCTTCTTGAAGAGACCCTTTTCTTGTGCGATGTACAGGGGCGCGGAGTCGACGATTGGCGCGAGAGTCACCGTGATGCTCGTGGTGCCATCAGCGGAAACTGTGGTCGGTTTGGCTCCAGCAGAGGAGCAAGCTGTGCCGGTCGCGGCAAGTACCAACGCGATCGCGCCAGCGGCAACGGTGCGGTAGATGGTGGTGGTCATGTTCTGTCCTGTTCTGGGCTTATCAGGGGAGGAAGGCTTTCAGTTCCGGGGAGAGTACGCAGGCAAGTGATCATTATCATTATGATGATTTACAGCGACCTTGGGTACCCTTATTTTTCGGCGGTTGGAGGTTACGCGGGCAAGTTTCCGTGGATTTCTGCGGTGACCCGGGATGCGGCCTGGAGGAGGGCTGCCTGATACTCGGCGCGCTGTGCACCGTCTCCTCGCGCGCGGTCGTTAAGGGTCAGGATCAGGACCACTCGTCCGTCGCGGTCGAAGACGGGCGCGGAGATGCTGTGCACGGGCGATCCTGTCGAACCGTCCCCGGACAGCGCGTAGTCGCCGGCCACCGCCCCGAGCAGCGCGTGCAATTCGCGGTCAGTGGACGGCAGGGGGCCTGTTGCAGCCATCCTGCTGACGACCGATTCCATGGCGTGCAGCCGTTCATCGTCTGGGGTGGCAGCCCACCCCTGCTGCCGGATTTGCTCAAGATGCTCCTCGAAGTGCTCCCGAAGCTCGGGCTCCGGGTGGGCGACGGACCGGGAGATCCAGGCGTCTACAGACTCCGGCCCCGCCCAGGCGACAAATAGGGCGCCCATCGGCGCCACAAGAGGCAGCCGCAGGCCAACCTTGCTGAAGTCCAGGTCTGAGCTTCCGGCTCCGGCGTAGGCCAGTTGGATCACGTCCTCACCGATGACGGCAGACGCGTGGCAGTCCACGCCGTAGCGTTCTGCCAGCGACTCGATCTGCGGGCGCGCCCTGTCGGCAAGGCGCAGGTGAGCCGGAAGCACCTCTTCGAAGCCGACCATGAGCGACAAAGTGGAGAATCGCCCATAGCCGCCTTGGAAAAACAGCAGGGGAGACTTGGGCTGGTCAGCTGTTCCAAGAGTGTCCACGGCCCCGATGACGATGTCGTGGTCGCCCGCTTGGTGCACGGTATCGAGCCGGCAGTCTATCCAGGCGATCGCTCCGTCCAGGACTGGTGTTCCGGAGGGGGCTGGACGCCACCGGACCTGGCTGAACTTCTCTGATCCCCGTCTGGCAAACAGGCGGCACAAGTCGTCCTGGTCGGAGGCCAGGACATTGATGCAGAACCTTCCGGCATTCCTGATCCGCTGATAGGTTCCGGATTCCCGCATGGGAAGGAAGGCGATCAATGCAGGGTCGAGGGATACCGAGGTAAAGGATCCGACAGTCATGCCGATCGGCCCGAGCTCGGGGTCGATCGCGGTGACGATGCAGACACCGGTGGGGTAGTGGCCCAGAACTCGGCGGAAGTACTGGGGATCCAGCGGGGGTGTCTACGGTGAGTGTATCCATGACGAGTATTTCCTTACTGCTCGTGGCGTCGAAGGGCCGCTAGATCATGCGCCGGTTTTCGAGGGTCTGCAGTCCGAGCGTGAACTCCCCGTGCAGTTCGAAGCCGAC from Arthrobacter globiformis includes these protein-coding regions:
- a CDS encoding ABC transporter permease is translated as MARQLIRYGRKGSGALTIAVALAAWEFGSQTGLLPSSVFPSMTSTVQALVTLLGDPGFWQALGDTMMSWVIGVLIAAAAGIPLGMLLGRIGFLYRSTRLLIDFLSTIPSVSVIPVILLLFGATMEMKVVLIVYGAFWPILVQTAYGVRDTDRVLLDTARSYSFTPARSVFSILMPSALPFIVTGLRISAIIGLLLAVSSEVLGSAPGIGMEMVMAQTGGALAPTYAYVLLIGLVGIAAYLGLNYMSRRVLFWHPSVRGISA
- a CDS encoding ABC transporter substrate-binding protein, whose translation is MTTTIYRTVAAGAIALVLAATGTACSSAGAKPTTVSADGTTSITVTLAPIVDSAPLYIAQEKGLFKKHGLNVKITPAPTMGASIPALVSGAAQIGVLANVDAMQASAAGIPLRLFGTTTVTTDKPAQDPGKVYVAKNSPIRELSDLNGKTIGVSGLGGAGELSLRVALDKSGLDSSRIKFLEVPLDSMLNSLERGQVDAINTISPFTNAAEAAGARYILSPGAVAVPHALQFVLATTEQFLGGNRTTVENFKAAVDEATAYAAKNPDAVRALLPSFSGTPKDLAAVMQLPEFNSDFTADRARIWSELITKYGFVKGKIDVDTLVVPKA
- a CDS encoding flavin reductase, encoding MDPQYFRRVLGHYPTGVCIVTAIDPELGPIGMTVGSFTSVSLDPALIAFLPMRESGTYQRIRNAGRFCINVLASDQDDLCRLFARRGSEKFSQVRWRPAPSGTPVLDGAIAWIDCRLDTVHQAGDHDIVIGAVDTLGTADQPKSPLLFFQGGYGRFSTLSLMVGFEEVLPAHLRLADRARPQIESLAERYGVDCHASAVIGEDVIQLAYAGAGSSDLDFSKVGLRLPLVAPMGALFVAWAGPESVDAWISRSVAHPEPELREHFEEHLEQIRQQGWAATPDDERLHAMESVVSRMAATGPLPSTDRELHALLGAVAGDYALSGDGSTGSPVHSISAPVFDRDGRVVLILTLNDRARGDGAQRAEYQAALLQAASRVTAEIHGNLPA